One Candidatus Neptunochlamydia vexilliferae genomic window, TGAGGCGATGACCCTCGCAAGCACACCTGTTCAGGGACTTTCCGGACAGTCTTCAAAACTTTCTCCCGACAAAGCGGTTGAAATTGTGATGAAAAACGCGCGGCAAAATGGGAATGGGCAGCAACAGCAACAACAAGCTCAACCTCAACAGCCACAGCAGCCCCAAAGCCCTTACGGCGGTAGCTATAGCTATCCAAATCGAAACAACAACGGACGGTACTAGAGCGTGTCGTCAATTAAAACAAGTTTAAAGAGTTCTTCAGGGGAGAAAAGTTCAAGGCGCCTGATGCAGAGAGCCCGAATTGGGCTCTCGAAGGAAGGCAACGATGAAATTTTCCTCATGGAGAGCTAAGGAAACGCAGTGTAATTAACGACACGCCCTAACCCCTAAGTGCTGGGTAAGTGAAGCAGAAGAAGTGGATGAGGTTGAAAAGATAGTGGCAGAAGATGCTACTTTCGATCGATCGTGTCATCTGATAGATGCTTCCGTAGACGAGTGAGGCGATGAAGGTGAGCGAAAGGAAGCCGAGGTCGCGGACAAAGGTGAAGTGGAGGAGTGCAAAGAAGAGGGAAACCGCAACGACGCTCAGCGCTCCGCCCCACTTGGCGTTCAGATAATCACTCAACTCTCTTTGGAGAAATCCCCGGAAAAAAGCCTCTTCAGGAATCACCACAAGGAACAGGTTAGCGATCAGCCACACCCACGTAATGTGGGGGAACTTCAGGTCGATCTCCACAAGGTGGAAGTAAAGGGAAAGAATGACTAAGACAATTACCCCAAGAGTGGTAAGAGCCACCGTTTTTACAAAGACGGAACGGAGATGGAACCGGGATAAAAGGGGAATCGAAAGGGCCAAGGGAAAAAATCCGATGAACGGCT contains:
- a CDS encoding CPBP family intramembrane glutamic endopeptidase, whose product is MSLWMHRKPWLWGSFLALSFIFALYGKVIDLKIFVALILLGGAHLALTGKLKGVPRLITIIIAIFLSVVLMGHFFPGFYNWKIAGELQISENAYPYSLYLNYDKPFIGFFPLALSIPLLSRFHLRSVFVKTVALTTLGVIVLVILSLYFHLVEIDLKFPHITWVWLIANLFLVVIPEEAFFRGFLQRELSDYLNAKWGGALSVVAVSLFFALLHFTFVRDLGFLSLTFIASLVYGSIYQMTRSIESSIFCHYLFNLIHFFCFTYPALRG